In the genome of Ananas comosus cultivar F153 linkage group 11, ASM154086v1, whole genome shotgun sequence, one region contains:
- the LOC109717632 gene encoding uncharacterized protein LOC109717632, protein MASGCLESSFEDHDFDIDGEMLAELLEESSVDEGCDDKFGNVFRSLEAEIGSADSMVAGSAGGGGGIDGVVTNVHVHEDCEDCELDGMLSDFGGRDGSRSLTCNHLEEPFDWVAMEAADGSPTGLEIGAEWYVEEWMCEDGLVGFGDARGYNSCYIYGEGESPMEQMYSPLWE, encoded by the coding sequence ATGGCAAGTGGTTGTTTAGAAAGCAGCTTTGAGGACCACGACTTCGACATCGACGGCGAAATGCTCGCGGAGTTGCTAGAAGAGTCGAGCGTCGACGAAGGCTGCGACGATAAGTTCGGGAATGTGTTTCGTAGCCTGGAAGCTGAGATCGGGTCCGCTGACTCGATGGTGGCTGGCAGtgctggtggtggtggtggtatcGATGGCGTTGTGACGAATGTGCACGTGCACGAAGATTGCGAGGATTGCGAATTGGATGGGATGCTGTCGGACTTCGGCGGGCGTGATGGGTCGAGATCCTTGACGTGCAACCATCTCGAGGAGCCGTTCGATTGGGTGGCGATGGAGGCGGCCGACGGTTCTCCGACCGGCCTCGAGATTGGCGCCGAGTGGTATGTGGAAGAGTGGATGTGTGAGGATGGATTGGTTGGGTTTGGGGATGCAAGGGGATACAATTCTTGTTATATTTATGGGGAAGGGGAATCACCCATGGAACAAATGTATAGTCCCTTGTGGGAGTGA
- the LOC109716941 gene encoding phospho-N-acetylmuramoyl-pentapeptide-transferase homolog, producing MSSAAAAAAGATNPHLARLGFRRTLRPSAAAAFRFRCLYFRSKSVGQRWNARNLAFVVAAMDESSVEFSAIEDRNGVLGGKSSPQLSSSEGEESDGDIAYPSVDVDLQVNKDRSEAPGDSLTAAAHRLANLRQGDKRKRFRTGMLINFWLITFIVIFLLWFDWFSWRIVRKPLKPFFLTKPFIVSAILSAFAGLLYVPIVDNLKIHQILRKEGPKHSSKRGTPTMGGLFFIPVGIVVAKALAGDSSTQLSGAAIGTLAFGGIGLLDDLLSCIKGHNYGLSGWVKLGLQVAVGTWFSFWLDSASISSPYNMKYLAPLPPPLGLVYLGRLYLGLTTFCFAATGNGVNLTDGLDGLAGGAAALAFMGMSVAVLAICPELAVFGASMAGACIGFLFHNRYKASVFMGDTGSLALGGALAAMASCSGMFFPLFVASGLFVLEVLSVIMQVLSVQATKRLYGVSRRVFRMAPVHHHFELCGFKEPVIVATAYVISYALALLAGYVGLISV from the exons atgtcctccgccgccgccgccgccgccggagctacGAACCCCCACCTCGCCCGCTTAGGGTTCCGGCGAACCCTAagaccctccgccgccgccgctttcCGATTCCGCTGCCTC TATTTTCGATCCAAATCTGTCGGTCAAAGATGGAACGCGCGGAATCTTGCCTTTGTGGTTGCTGCAATGGATGAG AGCTCCGTGGAGTTTTCTGCGATTGAGGACAGAAATGGGGTTTTGGGAGGGAAGTCTTCTCCTCAGCTGTCTTCAAGTGAGGGCGAGGAGAGCGACGGTGACATTGCATATCCTTCAGTAGACGTGGATTTACAAGTAAATAAGGACCGCTCGGAGGCGCCTGGTGATTCTTTGACAGCGGCGGCTCACCGGCTTGCAAACCTTAGACAAGGTGATAAAAGGAAAAG ATTTCGAACTGGAATGTTGATTAATTTCTGGTTGATCACCTTCATAGTCATCTTCTTGTTATGGTTTGATTGGTTTTCATGGCGAATAGTGAGAAAACCACTGAAGCCATTTTTCTTAACGAAACCTTTTATAGTGTCGGCAATTTTATCAGCATTTGCCGGGCTTTTATACGTCCCTATAGTTGACAACTTGAAGATTCACCAGATTCTTAGAAAAGAAGGTCCAAAACACTCTTCCAAAAGGGGAACGCCCACAATGGGTGGATTATTCTTTATTCCTGTTGGAATTGTTGTTGCTAAAGCTTTAGCTGGCGATAGTTCCACTCAGTTAAGTGGAGCAGCAATAGGAACTCTTGCATTTGGTGGAATTGGATTACTTGATGATCTTTTGAGTTGCATCAAGGGTCATAACTATGGTTTGTCAGGATGGGTAAAGCTAGGTTTGCAG GTAGCTGTCGGAACATGGTTCTCTTTTTGGCTGGACTCGGCATCTATATCATCGCCATACAACAT GAAGTATTTAGCTCCTCTTCCTCCACCACTTGGCCTTGTGTATCTGGGAAGGCTCTATCTTGGTTTGACAACATTCTGTTTCGCTGCAACGGGGAATGGAGTTAACTTAACCGACGGACTTGATGGATTAGCTGGAGGAGCAGCAGCACTGGCTTTCATGGGAATGTCTGTAGCTGTCCTTGCTATATGTCCTG AGCTAGCTGTATTTGGAGCCTCGATGGCGGGGGCTTGCATAGGATTTTTGTTCCACAATCGATACAAAGCCTCTGTATTCATGGGAGATACTGGGTCCTTGGCGCTAGGCGGAGCACTTGCTGCAATGGCTTCTTGTTCTGGCATGTTCTTCCCATTGTTTGTAGCATCTGGTCTTTTTGTATTGGAAGTTTTGTCGGTTATAATGCAG GTTCTCTCTGTGCAGGCCACTAAAAGGCTTTATGGAGTTAGCAGGCGCGTATTTCGGATGGCGCCTGTGCACCATCACTTCGAACTTTGTGGTTTCAAGGAGCCGGTCATCGTGGCCACCGCCTATGTTATATCCTATGCATTGGCTTTGCTCGCAGGCTACGTCGGCTTAATTTCCGTTTGA